TCAAGCTCTGGTCTTGAGTTGCACTTGTTAACTTTCTTGCCCATACATCTTTCGTGCAAGGCATAATCGGAAGCTTACGAGCCTCTCAATAACAACTACTATTATGAATAGTTAGTGTAAAAGTTGGCCACATAAACAATGAAAACGGTATTAGCTATTGCCACAGCTTTAATATCAATTACCCTTGCCGTACCAGGTGCTAGTAGCAATTACACACCCAAACAAGTACACAAACTATTAGTGGTTGACTCCCAAAAGGCCGAGTTATACAGAATTCTTCGTGAGTCAATGATAGAAGAGCTATCCAGGCTTGGCTATAAAGAGCATAAAAATCTTGAAATTAGTTACTATTCATTAGCTCATTATGAAGGCAGAGCTTTCCATATTTGGGAAACGCATAAAGATCAAGGATATAGAATAGTTTTTGTCAATGGTACCATTGCTACACGAGCTTTTAAGCAGCTTGTTTTTAATAGCCCTTCTGTCAATGTTGTATTTGGTAATATCACTGACCCTGTTGGTGAAGGTGTAATTGATGATTTTATAAGTCCTCCAAAGGCTAATTTCACTGGAGTAAGTTATCCAGTCAAAGTAGACGACCGATTTAGATTTATCAGAAGAGTCATGCCAACAGCCAAAATATTTGCAATTATTTATGCAGACATGCCTCAAGCACATAGTTATAAGAAGTGGGTTGAAAACATGTTGAATTTACAAGAGTTTAAAGACATAAAAATCATATTCAGAAAAGTAAAGTTCGTTAAAAGTGAAGGAGGTCATAAGCGTATGGCCTCATTTGCAAAGGAGCACATATTAGAGCTAAATGAAATAGTTGACGCATTTATTTCTTCTAATGATATGATGGGTGGACAAAAACCATTTGCTGAAATAGTTTATAAACACGCCACTAAGCCACTGATCGGCTTAGGTAAAAATGATGTAATGGACTCCTGGGGAGCTACTGCCTCTATTTACCCATCCCTAATTTGGGGAGGCAAAAAAGCTGCACGCATGATTAAACGTTTATTCGAAGGTGAATCAATCAAAAATATCATCCCTGTCTGGCCTGCTACTGGCATTGCAATCGACTTAGTAAAAGCGAAAAAATTTGGCTTAAATATTCCGAATGACGTTATAGAAGAAGCTGGTGATAACATTATAAAATAGCCTTCATTCACCTATAGCCTCGTAATGATATACTTATCAATACTGCCATAAGCTGCTCAATATTATAGTTTTAATCATAAGTATAATATGAAAGGCCCTTATTAGGGCCTTTCATATCAATTAGCTAGTACTAAAATTCATTTTCATTCCAGCTACTTTTTGTACCTATATTACTTGGAGCATTTTGGTCTTCACTATAAAAATAAGAAAATAAAGAGCTACCAATCAAGCCCGCTAAAGAATTACCTATAAAGGGGCCAAAAAAGTCTACTGCTACTTTTCTTGCCTGATTAACAGACATTCTTGCTTCTTTTTGTGGCCCCCATCTAAATTTAAGCTCTGCCCAACCAGCTTGCTCATAGTTTACAACATAAAAGTTGCCTTTTTCATAACTGTTGAAACGACTGCCTTTATCCGTATAGTTAAGTAGATCAACATCTAAATGCCCTGTACACTGCCCCAAAATTCTTCCTGTACATTTATGCAGTACACGATGAGAGTTTTTTCCTTTACCGGAATAGCTCGCATGGCCATTTTTGGAAGAATAAATAACCAGATGATTGTTATCCCAATCAACCTGATTAGCTAATTTAACTTCACCATAATTATGTTGAGCAAAGTAAACTGAAGTAACTTTTTTAGATGAGTTATCAAAGCGAAGCGTAACATGCTCCCAATCTGCTGTATGTTCACCAAATGGTTTTAATTCACCAGCATGACTATATATCTCACCTAACCTAACTTTGGCAGTACCAGGTCCATTATATGAGTAAAAAAACCAAAACTGAATATCTGTGTAACCTGGCAAAACATTTTTAATATGCACAACTGACTTTGCTCTACCAATGTTGCCTGATTTCAATGCTGATAGATTATTTGGTTTAAGCCAAATACTGTTAGCAGAACTCCCACTAATATTATCTGCAGACTTTATGTAGTTATAATCATCTTCAAAAGAAGCCAAAGAAGTTTGAATTTTACTGCCTTTTTCATTAACTAACCAAGCATTATTCATATAATAAAATGGCGAGTCTAACTTATATTTTTCCTTAGGATGAAGATATAAAATCGGCCCATGTTTCTTGATTAACGCCAAAATTTCTGATTTTGTTAGCTTTTGATCAACCACTGCATTTTTATTTAATACATTAAATAGTAGGCTTGATGAAGGAGCAGTACGGCTTGATCTTGCTACAAATAAATTCATATCGAGGCCATCAGGATGGTTCGGCACTATTTTCCAAGAACCAAACTTCTTGTTAGCACCAGTACCTTTATCAGTCCACGTTACTTGACCTGCTTTGGCTGACACCACCAGGTTGGACTTAACACACCTGATTTCATCTATGGAAGGCTCATGATAGCCACGCTGGGCAACAACGCCAAGGCACTTGTAACCAGTCGGCGGGTTTGGCTGCCAGAATGAGCCATTCCATTTCGCACCAGAACCTGAGTCTTTCCAAACTCTGGTATAACCTACCGGTTTAGCTAAAGAACCTGGCTTCACTTCCTTTACCACAGCAACAGACTCCGTTGGAGCACTGTAACCTGCTTTAGCATAATGTCCTAATCGGTAGTAGCCAGTAGGAAGCTTTGGCCGATAATAACTACCATTATACTTACCACCAGACTTCTTATCCCACCATACTAGGTCAAACTGATTTACATATTTAATGGCTAAGGAATCTTTTGTAGTATTGGCTGCTACACCTGTTGTTGTGGCCGCTAATGCGACAAAAGTTGTTATTGTTATTATTTTTTTCATTAATTAACTACTCCAACATGATTATTTCAAACAGGCAGTTATATCTGCCTCTATTTTTTTGAGCAAAAATTAGGCACTCATATATTCATGAGCTAAATAATTGTAATTTATTGGCACCCATAGGGGAAAACATTTATTAACAATCAATCATAAATAGTAGGCACTTACATTTTTATTCTATCTTTTCCAGGCTTACTTTAATTTTTTTTGGTTTATTCTTCTGGTATGCGTATGTAAAATAATGAAAACTATATGTTCGAGGAATAATGACTTTTCTTTGCAGCTCTTCTATCAGAACATCATCACCATTTATTATGGTATAAATATAAATAATTATTAAAATCTGCTTTTTAACTTCTGCTCGACTTAATATATTGTATTTTACTCGACAATTATTATTTTCACATTGATAAGATTGACGGGTTAGTATAATTTCAGCGGTTTCTTGTTTAGCTCTATAAAATAATAACATCACCACCAATGTAATAAGTACACCGATAGTAAGTAAAGCAATAATTATATTACCGCTTTCTTTATTCAAGGGCACCTCTAATAATTGTTTATGGCCTATTAGAGGTGCCCTTAATGCAAAAAATACTGTTCTGATAACTGCTGATGAATATCCGCCAAGTCTATCTGTAACTCATCTATATAAAGGTGCAATACATTCGTATCCT
The window above is part of the Spartinivicinus poritis genome. Proteins encoded here:
- a CDS encoding ABC transporter substrate-binding protein; this translates as MIEELSRLGYKEHKNLEISYYSLAHYEGRAFHIWETHKDQGYRIVFVNGTIATRAFKQLVFNSPSVNVVFGNITDPVGEGVIDDFISPPKANFTGVSYPVKVDDRFRFIRRVMPTAKIFAIIYADMPQAHSYKKWVENMLNLQEFKDIKIIFRKVKFVKSEGGHKRMASFAKEHILELNEIVDAFISSNDMMGGQKPFAEIVYKHATKPLIGLGKNDVMDSWGATASIYPSLIWGGKKAARMIKRLFEGESIKNIIPVWPATGIAIDLVKAKKFGLNIPNDVIEEAGDNIIK
- a CDS encoding Vps62-related protein, whose amino-acid sequence is MKKIITITTFVALAATTTGVAANTTKDSLAIKYVNQFDLVWWDKKSGGKYNGSYYRPKLPTGYYRLGHYAKAGYSAPTESVAVVKEVKPGSLAKPVGYTRVWKDSGSGAKWNGSFWQPNPPTGYKCLGVVAQRGYHEPSIDEIRCVKSNLVVSAKAGQVTWTDKGTGANKKFGSWKIVPNHPDGLDMNLFVARSSRTAPSSSLLFNVLNKNAVVDQKLTKSEILALIKKHGPILYLHPKEKYKLDSPFYYMNNAWLVNEKGSKIQTSLASFEDDYNYIKSADNISGSSANSIWLKPNNLSALKSGNIGRAKSVVHIKNVLPGYTDIQFWFFYSYNGPGTAKVRLGEIYSHAGELKPFGEHTADWEHVTLRFDNSSKKVTSVYFAQHNYGEVKLANQVDWDNNHLVIYSSKNGHASYSGKGKNSHRVLHKCTGRILGQCTGHLDVDLLNYTDKGSRFNSYEKGNFYVVNYEQAGWAELKFRWGPQKEARMSVNQARKVAVDFFGPFIGNSLAGLIGSSLFSYFYSEDQNAPSNIGTKSSWNENEF